The Cucumis melo cultivar AY chromosome 5, USDA_Cmelo_AY_1.0, whole genome shotgun sequence genome has a segment encoding these proteins:
- the LOC103491401 gene encoding primary amine oxidase-like: MTLILMAMPIFKIPILLLFLLTSIPSISSHPFDPLSPLEIQIVTSTVKSKFTNIAQRLTFHYVGIEDPNKPAVLSWVANPRSPPLPRQAFVVVRANKQTHEFIVSLANGKGSIVSEHVYQGNGYPTLTLEEQEEAIEVSLKHQPFISSIEKRGLNISDVVGSVFSIGWFGEAQSETKRIVKVLFFYKESTVNVWLRPIEGIETTVDLDDMVLTELKDIHVSVMPSSEGTEYQASTMRPPFVAETKPILVNQPHGPSFVVRGHTVSWANWDFHLSFDMRVGVVISTASIYDIDQQKNRQVLYRGQISELFVPYQDPTEEWYYRTFMDAGEFGMGSSAVALEPHHDCPSNAVFFDAFHAGQDGTPVKLENAYCMFEKYAGDIAWRHTEAVIPGKLIREVRREVSLVIRTITVIGNYDYILDWELKKCGTIKLSVSLTGIMEGKTTTYKHESEVKEEIYGLLVAPNTIGINHDHFITYYLDLDIDGQENSFHKLKLKSFKTDGSTPRKSYWSVVSEEVKKELDARLRPTEPVELHIVNPNKKTAVGNKVGYRLIPGPMAIPLLSEDDYPQIRGSLCDYDIWVTPFNKSEKWAGGMYVDRGHGDKTITHITQQNRDINNKDIVLWHTIGFHHHPSQDEFPIMPTLTGGFELRPTNFFDRNPILKMRSP, from the exons ATGACTTTAATTCTCATGGCTATGCCAATTTTTAAAATCCCTATTCTCTTACTTTTCCTCCTTACATCCATCCCTTCCATCTCCTCTCATCCATTCGATCCTCTATCTCCGCTTGAGATTCAAATCGTCACCTCCACAGTCAAATCCAAATTCACCAACATTGCTCAACGTCTCACTTTTCATTACGTCGGTATCGAAGATCCGAACAAACCTGCCGTTCTGTCATGGGTAGCGAATCCCCGTTCCCCGCCTCTACCACGTCAAGCCTTTGTTGTGGTACGAGCAAACAAGCAGACCCACGAGTTCATCGTGAGTCTAGCCAATGGCAAAGGGTCGATTGTATCGGAGCATGTGTACCAAGGCAACGGTTATCCAACACTAACACttgaagaacaagaagaagccATTGAGGTTTCACtcaaacatcaaccctttataTCCTCCATTGAGAAAAGAGGGTTAAATATTTCGGATGTTGTGGGCTCTGTATTTTCAATTGGGTGGTTTGGAGAGGCCCAAAGTGAGACGAAAAGGATTGTGAaggttttgtttttttacaaGGAATCAACTGTGAATGTTTGGTTGAGGCCAATTGAAGGGATTGAAACGACGGTGGATCTTGATGATATGGTGTTGACGGAACTTAAAGATATTCATGTTTCTGTTATGCCATCGAGTGAGGGCACAGAGTATCAAGCTTCGACTATGCGGCCGCCATTCGTGGCGGAGACTAAGCCCATTCTTGTTAATCAGCCGCATGGTCCTAGCTTTGTGGTTAGAGGACACACTGTCAG TTGGGCGAACTGGGATTTTCACCTAAGCTTCGACATGCGAGTGGGAGTCGTAATATCAACAGCTTCAATATACGACATCGACCAACAGAAAAACCGACAAGTTCTATACCGAGGCCAGATCTCGGAGCTGTTCGTACCGTACCAAGATCCAACAGAGGAGTGGTATTATCGGACGTTTATGGACGCTGGAGAATTCGGGATGGGGTCGTCAGCGGTGGCGCTCGAGCCCCACCACGACTGTCCTTCTAACGCCGTATTTTTCGACGCCTTCCACGCCGGCCAAGACGGAACGCCGGTGAAGTTGGAGAATGCGTATTGTATGTTTGAAAAATATGCCGGAGATATTGCTTGGCGCCACACCGAGGCCGTAATTCCGGGAAAATTG ATAAGAGAAGTGAGAAGGGAAGTGAGCTTGGTGATAAGAACGATAACGGTAATTGGGAATTACGATTACATATTGGATTGGGAGCTCAAAAAATGTGGCACTATCAAGCTTTCG GTGAGTTTAACAGGAATCATGGAAGGAAAAACGACAACATATAAGCACGAAAGTGAGGTAAAGGAGGAAATATATGGCCTACTAGTAGCCCCCAACACAATTGGCATAAACCACGACCATTTCATCACATATTATCTAGATCTCGACATCGACGGTCAGGAAAATTCCTTTCACAAACTTAAATTGAAGAGTTTCAAAACCGATGGCTCAACGCCGAGAAAGAGCTACTGGTCGGTGGTGTCGGAAGAGGTAAAGAAGGAACTCGACGCTAGACTCCGACCAACTGAGCCCGTGGAGTTGCACATTGTGAACCCAAATAAGAAAACTGCAGTAGGAAACAAAGTCGG GTATCGTTTAATTCCGGGGCCAATGGCTATTCCACTCCTATCAGAAGATGATTATCCACAAATAAGAGGATCGCTCTGTGATTATGATATATGGGTTACACCTTTCAATAAATCTGAGAAATGGGCAGGTGGTATGTACGTCGATCGTGGTCATGGTGACAAGACCATTACTCATATAACACAACA GAATAGGGATATTAACAACAAGGATATTGTGCTATGGCACACAATAGGGTTCCATCATCATCCAAGTCAAGATGAATTTCCAATAATGCCCACCCTCACCGGAGGCTTTGAACTTCGACCTACTAATTTCTTTGATAGAAATCCAATTCTCAAAATGAGATCCCCATAA